CGGTGCAGCCGTACGACCGACGCAAGTGCAGATAGTCGTTGGCCTGCAACAACATATAGCTGAACTCGGTGAAGGAGATCCCGTCGGTATCCAGCCGTCGTTTCACGACGTCCCGGCCGAGCATCACGTTCACCGAAAAGTGTTTGCCGACGTCCCGCAAGAAGTCGATCGCGGACATCCCGGCGGTCCATTCCACGTTGTCGACGATCCGCCCGGCAGACGGCGCATCGCCCAACTCGATGAACCGCGCCAACTGGGATCGGATCCGCTCGGCCCATTCGGCGACCGTGTCGGTCGAGTGCATCGCGCGCTCGCCGACCTCGCGCGGATCGCCGATCAACCCGGTGGCACCACCGGCGAGCACGATCGGTCGGTGGCCGGCGCGCTGGAACCTCGACATCGTCAACAACGGCACCAGGTGCCCGGCATGCAGGCTCGGTGCGGTCGGGTCGAAGCCCGAGTAGACGGTCAACGGGCCGGCGGCCGCAGCCGCGTGCAGCTCGGCGAGATCGGTCGACTGCGATATCAGACCGCGCCAGCTGAGTTCGTCGACGATGTCGTTCACGGTACGGATCATTCCGCAACCCCGACCGCCGGCGCACGCGGGCTGCGGCGATACCCGGAAACCGCGGCCGAGCCGGGCAGCCACAGCCGCCATGGCCGGTCGGCGGCGACGCTGACACCGACGCGCGGGCCTCGCTCGGCGCGCATCGGAGCGGCCAGCTGCAGCCGGATCGGCGATCGCGCCGACAGCAGGTCGACACCGTAGTCGTCGAGTGTGATGCCGAGCGCCCGGCCCAGATTCCCCGGTCCGCGCGCGAAATCGGCCGGCTGTCGCGCCGCCGGACGGCGGTCCCGGACCAGATCCGCCCCCGCGATCACTTCACCTGCCCGCAGCAGCACCGCCGCCGCCGCACCGGGCGGACCGCAGACGACGTTCACACAGCGGTGAATGCCGTAGCTCAGGTAGACGTAGAGCCGCCCCGGCGGCCCGAACATGACCTGATTGCGCGAGGTCGGGCCCGGATAGGAGTGCGCGGCCGGGTCCGGCCACGGTCCGGCTGGATCGGACCCGTAGGCCTCGACCTCGACGATGCGCACGGTGACCGGCCCGGTCGTCAGGGTGGCGCCGAGCAGCCGGACGGCGGCGGTCACCGGATCGGCGGCGAGCTGGTCGACCGTCATCGGGCCGATTTCTCCTGCCGATGCGGTACCCGGCTGCGCACCTTTCGCGGCACTGTCCGAGCGGCCGGCTCATCGAGCAGCGCGCGCCAGTAAATCCTCGTGCTCGGCCGGATCGGTGATCGAACGGGCGTCATCGACCAGCAACACCGGAATGCCGTCCTCGATCGGATAGGCCAGCCGCAATCGCGGGTTGTAGAAGAGTTCGTCGACCGGGTCGATGCCGATGCCGCGTACCAGCAGCAGCGGTCCTTTGTCCTTCGGACAGGCCAGGATGCTCAGCAGAGTCTCGTCCACCCCGCACACGTTAGCGTCGATCATTCCGGTTCGCCGAAAATCTCTTTCGCCATCGCCACGGTGAGCTCCTTGTAGTGACCGTCACGCCAGTCGTAGTACCACGCCCGCGGACCCGGTTGGGGCCGCCCGGCAGCCCGCACCGCGGCTGCGCTGGGCCGGTAGGACGCACCGACCGGAATGTCGTCGACCACATGAACGACGTCCGGGCGCTGCGCGGCGACCAAGCCGTACATGCCGTCGGTCAGATCCTGCACCTCCAGCCGATAACCCTTGCGCACGGAGACCGCCGCCACCGCAACCTGACGCTGCTCGGCGGCGGGCAGCCCGTAGACAACTTCCAGATCCACTGCGGAGATTTCGTTCAAGGCACCGGCGA
Above is a genomic segment from Skermania piniformis containing:
- a CDS encoding DNA-3-methyladenine glycosylase encodes the protein MTVDQLAADPVTAAVRLLGATLTTGPVTVRIVEVEAYGSDPAGPWPDPAAHSYPGPTSRNQVMFGPPGRLYVYLSYGIHRCVNVVCGPPGAAAAVLLRAGEVIAGADLVRDRRPAARQPADFARGPGNLGRALGITLDDYGVDLLSARSPIRLQLAAPMRAERGPRVGVSVAADRPWRLWLPGSAAVSGYRRSPRAPAVGVAE
- a CDS encoding Trm112 family protein — protein: MDETLLSILACPKDKGPLLLVRGIGIDPVDELFYNPRLRLAYPIEDGIPVLLVDDARSITDPAEHEDLLARAAR